In the genome of Raphanus sativus cultivar WK10039 chromosome 4, ASM80110v3, whole genome shotgun sequence, one region contains:
- the LOC108828908 gene encoding uncharacterized protein LOC108828908 has protein sequence MSLFLLLLLLLLPFITPSSQSSIRNLLEARGLPGGLFPDNVESYSLDVKTGELEVQLQNPCFARFENRVYFDSVIKANLSYGGLVGLQGLTQEELFLWLPVKGIAVNDSTSGLVLFDIGVAHKQISRSLFEDPPVCYPPGSIMENIEKRKMDIQLQR, from the exons atgtctctgtttcttcttcttcttcttctactactcCCATTCATCACTCCATCTTCTCAATCCTCAATCCGAAACCTTCTTGAAGCTCGTGGTTTACCAGGTGGGTTGTTTCCCGACAACGTGGAGAGTTACAGTCTAGACGTAAAGACTGGGGAACTCGAAGTTCAGTTACAGAATCCTTGTTTTGCTCGGTTCGAAAACAGAGTATACTTTGATAGTGTGATTAAAGCAAATCTTAGCTATGGTGGGCTTGTTGGGCTTCAAGGTTTAACACAAGAAGAGCTTTTTCTTTGGTTGCCAGTCAAAGGCATTGCAGTGAATGATTCTACTTCTGGACTTGTTCTTTTTGATATTGGTGTTGCTCATAAACAAATCTCTCGCTCTCTCTTTGAAGATCCTCCTGTTTGCTATCCTCCTG GATCAATTATGGAGAACATAGAGAAGAGGAAGATGGATATTCAACTCCAGAGATAA
- the LOC130511600 gene encoding uncharacterized protein LOC130511600: protein MDPRDTLQLAETESKLWVEAQILPTPATDRQQPSLPSIPGRWCFLDGSLKDNEVFSGQGWYSTLEGFTGLMRARNIRASLSPFHSEVEALLWAMEDIKILQENFYSSEIIHVLRMQNLKADSLARCARKQTFFVMHMDAELPVWFKKYI, encoded by the exons ATGGATCCTAGGGATACTCTTCAACTTGCGGAAACAGAATCAAAGCTTTGGGTTGAGGCACAAATATTACCTACACCGGCGACAGATCGACAACAACCGAGTCTACCGTCCATTCCAGGACGCTGGTGTTTTCTGGATGGGTCTTTGAAGGACAACGAGGTGTTTTCAGGCCAGGGATGGTATAGTACCCTTGAAGGTTTTACGGGTTTAATGAGAGCAAGAAATATAAGGGcttctctttctccttttcATTCCGAGGTGGAAGCATTACTTTGGGCAATGGAAG ATATAAAGATCTTGCAAGAAAACTTTTACAGCTCAGAGATCATTCATGTCCTGCGCATGCAGAATTTGAAGGCCGATAGCTTAGCACGTTGTGCTAGGAAACAAACGTTCTTTGTCAtgcacatggatgcagagctaccagtttggtttaaaaaatacatatga
- the LOC108828916 gene encoding putative G-type lectin S-receptor-like serine/threonine-protein kinase At1g61610 — protein sequence MAESNRDLTLVTTLLILFQLCSIVSCTLITRNNTIRDGDTLISEEGVFELGFFSPKNSTLRYVGIWYKNIEPRTVVWVANRETPLSDHNGALKIADDGNLVVVTCKNNTVWSTNVHPKLNNTVAILLETGDLVLSSDSDRDTRYWESFNNPTDTFLPGMRVRVNPSVGENRAFVPWKSETDPSSGRYSMGIDPFGAIEIVIWEGETRKWRSGPWNSAIFTGVPDMFRFTNYIHGFKLSSPPDRDGSVFLTYVPPNKDDLLRFRIRFDGIVEQLRWNRDARNWNSLQVKPSKECEKYNRCGNYSVCNDSKDFDSGKCSCIYGFEPAYRNQWNNGNFSGGCKIRVPLNCSQSLFAHKVDGFKVLKGMKVPDFGTVVSLNNSETCKDVCLRDCSCKAYEDVTGIGCMIWTRDLIDMENFEYGGNSINIRLAASEIGGKKKNLIFWIIIFSIIGAFMLGLCCVCILILWKFKKRVKDFLWKKEDYTVLDIGEKRDYSVKSSSSLNQLLVGDQVDTPDLPTFSFNSIVSATGDFSEENKLGQGGFGTVYKGNFSGGREMAVKRLSGKSKQGLEEFKNEILLIAKLQHRNLVRLLGCCIENDEKILLYEYMPNNSLDRFLFDEGKRINLEWRKRWDIIGGIARGLLYLHRDSRLKIIHRDLKSSNILLDKEMKPKISDFGMARIFNYRQDQANTIRVVGTYGYMAPEYAMEGMFSEKSDVYSFGVLILEIVSGSKNVSFRGSEHRSLIGYAWNLWSQGKTKELIDPTVKEIRDVNEAIRCIHVGMLCTQDSVTYRPNMGSVLLMLESQTCHLPRPRQPTFHSFLNFGEIMEGQDVATVNEITLTTVVGR from the exons ATGGCAGAATCTAACAGAGATCTTACTCTGGTCACGACccttttgattttgtttcaaCTATGCAGCATCGTATCTTGCACCTTAATCACCAGAAACAACACGATACGAGACGGAGACACACTGATCAGCGAGGAAGGAGTTTTCGAGCTTGGATTCTTCAGCCCTAAAAATTCAACCTTAAGGTATGTCGGAATCTGGTACAAGAACATAGAACCTCGAACAGTTGTCTGGGTAGCTAATCGAGAAACACCTTTGTCTGATCACAACGGAGCTCTTAAGATTGCTGATGACGGGAACTTGGTGGTCGTCACCTGTAAAAACAACACCGTTTGGTCCACAAACGTGCACCCCAAGTTGAACAATACTGTTGCTATTCTGTTGGAAACAGGGGATCTGGTTTTGTCTTCAGATTCAGACAGGGACACGAGATACTGGGAGAGCTTTAACAATCCAACTGATACTTTCTTGCCGGGTATGAGGGTTAGAGTGAATCCTTCAGTGGGAGAGAATCGTGCTTTTGTCCCGTGGAAGTCCGAAACTGATCCTTCATCAGGAAGATATTCAATGGGGATTGATCCCTTTGGGGCAATAgagattgtgatttgggaaggGGAAACGAGGAAATGGCGAAGCGGACCGTGGAACTCAGCTATCTTTACTGGTGTACCAGATATGTTTCGTTTCACCAATTATATTCATGGGTTTAAGCTCTCTTCTCCTCCTGATAGAGATGGTAGCGTGTTCCTCACGTATGTTCCACCAAATAAGGACGACTTACTGAGGTTTCGGATCAGATTTGATGGCATTGTAGAGCAGTTGAGATGGAATAGGGATGCCAGGAACTGGAATTCACTTCAAGTGAAACCGAGCAAGGAATGCGAGAAGTATAACCGTTGCGGTAACTACAGCGTATGTAATGATAGTAAAGACTTTGATTCTGGTAAATGTAGTTGCATTTATGGGTTTGAGCCGGCTTATCGAAATCAATGGAACAATGGAAATTTCTCGGGTGGCTGCAAAATTAGAGTTCCATTGAACTGTAGCCAGAGTCTGTTTGCACATAAAGTAGACGGCTTTAAGGTACTTAAGGGTATGAAGGTGCCTGATTTTGGAACAGTTGTTTCACTTAACAACTCAGAGACTTGTAAGGATGTATGCCTGAGGGATTGCTCGTGTAAGGCTTATGAGGATGTAACAGGGATCGGATGCATGATTTGGACCCGAGATTTGATCGATATGGAGAATTTTGAGTACGGTGGAAACTCCATTAACATCCGGCTAGCTGCATCTGAAATAG GAGGCAAGAagaaaaatttgatattttggatcattatttttagtattatagGTGCATTCATGCTCGGGTTGTGCTGCGTATGCATTTTGATCTTATGGAAGTTCAAGAAAAGAGTTAAAG ATTTCTTGTGGAAGAAGGAAGATTATACAGTTTTGGATATCGGAGAGAAAAGAGATTACTCAGTTAAGTCCTCAAGCTCGCTGAACCAACTTCTAGTGGGGGATCAAGTTGATACACCGGATTTGCCAACTTTCAGTTTCAACAGCATAGTTTCGGCAACAGGAGATTTCTCTGAAGAAAACAAGCTTGGACAAGGTGGATTTGGTACTGTATATAAG GGAAACTTTTCAGGAGGACGAGAGATGGCAGTGAAGAGGCTATCAGGCAAATCTAAGCAAGGACTAGAGGAATTCAAGAATGAGATCTTACTAATCGCGAAACTCCAGCATCGGAATCTCGTTAGATTACTAGGATGCTGCATTGAAAATGACGAGAAAATTCTTCTCTATGAATACATGCCAAATAATAGCTTGGACCGTTTCCTTTTTG ATGAGGGTAAACGGATAAATTTAGAGTGGCGAAAACGATGGGATATCATTGGAGGAATCGCAAGAGGATTGCTTTACTTGCATAGAGACTCGAGACTAAAAATCATTCACCGTGACCTAAAATCTAGCAATATCTTGCTGGACAAGGAAATGAAACCTAAGATCTCAGATTTCGGTATGGCTAGGATCTTCAACTACCGACAAGATCAGGCAAATACTATCCGAGTTGTCGGCACATA TGGTTATATGGCTCCAGAGTATGCAATGGAAGGGATGTTCTCAGAGAAATCTGATGTGTATAGCTTTGGAGTGTTGATACTTGAGATTGTAAGTGGAAGCAAGAACGTCAGCTTTCGAGGGTCTGAACATAGAAGTCTTATCGGTTAT GCGTGGAATTTATGGAGCCAAGGAAAGACCAAAGAACTAATAGATCCAACGGTGAAGGAGATTCGAGACGTAAACGAAGCGATACGATGCATCCATGTGGGGATGTTGTGTACACAAGACTCGGTGACTTACAGACCAAACATGGGTTCAGTTTTGTTGATGTTGGAGAGTCAAACCTGTCACCTTCCACGACCAAGACAGCCTACCTTTCACTCTTTCTTGAACTTCGGCGAGATCATGGAAGGTCAGGATGTTGCCACGGTCAACGAGATTACTTTGACCACTGTTGTTGGAAGATGA